Within the Medicago truncatula cultivar Jemalong A17 chromosome 4, MtrunA17r5.0-ANR, whole genome shotgun sequence genome, the region CATGATACTATGAGTTCCTTGATgtgtattgcacaaccacaCCAATCATATCTCATATCagtattttacaaatttatggTTCAAACAATTCACTCATTCATTAGAGAATTGATAGATAATTTAGAGTAAGAGAATGAGggagaattatgttgttaatgtaacaaaatttcTGTTCTTGTTGTCCAAATTAATGCCCAAATGTTAAACATTTATAGTACATTATATGACCCTTCACATGAACATGAGAGAAAACACTTTTTTGACTTGAATCAATGCAATGGTTCATTAAGCATCCATTTGCCAAAGGTTATGATCATATACACTTGAATCAATGTTATGGTTCATTAAGCACCCATTTGCCAAAGGTTCCAATGTATATGAATGATTTTCATGAAGAGTTACAACTCTTGGTGAAGAGTTACAACTTTTGGTTGTaaagtgattccattattttggaaatcaccaacaaaaaataaactttagcGACAAACAAAATATGTCACTATAACTTAAATGACTATTATTTTTCCACTCTATCAATTTCTCGTACGTCTTATTTTTTTGTACGAAAATGCCTATGGgattttcggattatataatttgcaATGAGTCTTCCACCAATTCGGACTTTATAATCCGAACACTCAAAAAATAGGACGCGTTCCTTACTTTTTCGGATTAAAAAAACCTAACACCCCCTAAACAACTCTATTGTGCCAAGAATGCAGGGGAaaatagttcggattatataatcctaaCTGTATCAACATAAATACTGAGtctgtttgtaacatggataaccAATTTAAAGACCATACTAATTATCATAACTTCATCCTTGTGTTTTAGGTCATTGTTAGTTGTTCTAGCCATGTCCCAATCGAAAATTTAGTTTTCGAACTACTTGATCAAATTGCTTCGAAACTTTTctaaaaaatcagaaataaaTCAAGGATCAAGACTCCCCTAAGGGACTTCCTAAGGTATTCCGCCCCtcaaaatctaaaattccatcgtttagacccttttttatttttatttttattttggtattcttagaaaaaatcgaaaaaatttgcattagttttatttgatttttagaatttttgggtggtatttttatatatttttttaattttatttgacatgttttatcatttttactttgttggttttaaaagcaaaattcgcAACTGCTGAAATAGAAGAAATTTTGATTGTTGTTTATATATGATCAtatttcggattatagaatctaAAACCTCATTAgctttattgtaaaaaatatatatatatatatatatatatatatatatatatatatatggcacaCGAAAAATAGATAgagtagaaaaaaaataacagtcTAACTAAATGGTTTAATAGTTAACATTTATAGATTCAAGAGCAGTAACTAAATTGTTTAATAGTTAACATTTATAGATTCAAGAGCAGGAATGAGGTTATATTTTGGACTTACATCTACGGACATGGCCTATAGATAAAACTCTTGCTAAATATGTTTGTGAAGCTAACGTTTTATTGACAGACGGGTGACTTTTGGTGACGGATATTGTATGTCACTAAacgtcatttttaaaataaatagaagCAAAGTCGTGGCTGACGGCCACGACtatgcttaaataaaaaaagtgtaagTTGTTGATTGCAGGTAtaaattatcttatttaataatttttttgaaaagggtGCTTCTATGGTGTAGTCAGTAAATTGactattttgaaaaagttattttattttaccaataGCATAACCCTTATGTCATGTCAACCAGGAGTCTGCTGATGGACCAATGTAATTATTCATTTTGTTCTTCATCTCCTTTGCCAAAACACCCAAAACCATTGAAGCATTTATCAAATTAGTAAGGTTGCCTTTACCACACGTAGAGCAATTCCCACCAGGTGCAGAAAACACTATGGACATTCCACTAAACATGAACAAATTCCTTGAACTAGCTTATCTTCTTAAAGATGATATTATTGAGATTCTCAAAACATCAAAACCTGATTGGGTTTTCTACGATTATGGTACTGTTTGGTTAGCACCAATAGCTAAAAGCCTCAACATAGCTTCTGTTCATTACAGCATAACACCAGCTTGCAACATATGCATACAGAATTACAGCATAATTTGGAGAAGATAAATTTTGGAGAGAAAGAGATTTGATTAAGCAGATGAATTTTGGAGAGAAACGGTTTTAGAGTTCGAGAATGTGAATTTTGGAGAAGATGAATTTTGATTAACCAAGACAGTATATGCTCAATGATTGGTTAGagttaacttcaccaaaaaagtcattATCATGACTttaccatagaattttcctttttgaaaattattttttttgacaaattttttgaaaattctatttatttggtaatttaattgaaaaaatccACTACTTTGGTaataatatgtatatatatcCAAGAGTATAGTTTTTTTCAGGAGAAGAAGAATATCACCTTTATCACAGTTTGGGAATTATGGAGGGAACTTTACTTATTCTTGATTTTTCCTTGATTGATGCGAGGAAATTCATATTCCGGGAGGGATGACTAGAAGCGATGCACGAGGTAGTCAACCCGGAGAGTTATTGACATAGTCCCTTTATTTCCATTTCCATAATCAACTTTGATCGTTGCTTGCTTTGTAGGATACTTTTGATTGAAAACATGTTCTTGGCCATTGAGTTGATCagtaaaaatcataattttttttttttttgttacaaggctaatcaaaacaacaaaacgaaaaggaagaaaacaagCACATGAATTACTCACTAGAAAAGAAAGTTCTGGCTGCATGGTGGAGGAGATCCATATCCAATAATGCTCAAAGCTTAGCGATAAAATCAAAATCCACGCATTGGTTCTTATCTCAAAGAGTATGATAAACTGTGATATTACTATTAAATTCTTTATTTCTTGAATTAAAACAGCATAAACCTGGAACTTCATGGATGGGTCTTTTATGAGTTTGATACAATGTAAAAAATTAGAGTAGAAAACAATTTCAACAATAACCATCTCTTTGGCCAGGCCTTGGTATATAGCGTATAACTCGGCATGCAAAATATCAAAAGAATCTTGAATATAGCCGGAAAAACATGATAAGTAAAAACATGCATTGTTTCCTTGAGAGtccatattaacttttttttttaccaaagtaAACTTATTATTAGTAGTAACATCtgcattgcaaaaaaaaaagtaaatagagTAGCATATATATTAAAGTTGATTAAAGTGTCAAACACTACAAGATAAAAAACAATGTGGACTAACGGACTACTGGACAAAACATATCATCTGCTAGACAAAGCATGGATTAACATGAGGAATAGCAAAATTAACATTTGGTTTACTGCCTTATTTTATGCAACACAACTTGGAGACAAGGCAAACCTTAACGATGGGAAGGATATTTTGTAAACCTTTagtcaaatgaaaataagatTTAACAATGATATTTCCCTTTATTCTTTGTTGTTGACATAACAAAACCAATTAGCTTTTTTTGCTGCTAAGTTGTAACATGAATTGGCATGAGGAATAACTACATTCATTTTTTGCCTGCTTCCTTATTTTAGACACAGCAGAGACAACCTTAAATacttaaagaaaaacaaaaatacattaCTTGACACAAATAAACAAACTTAAAAGCCACATGAGGAACAGCTGAAACAGTTACTTTTATGCATAACCGGAATCTGGACAAGGAGGAATTGCTATATCAGTAACTCCTTCTAACATCAACACCACACCCTTCATCGTTGGCCTGAGAAAAGGGTCATCTTGGATACACCAAAGTGCCACTTTAACCATATTTTCCATGACATTATTATCAATGACTTCCCAAGGAACAAGATTATTCACCTGTCCCGCAACAAGGCACTTATAAGCCCAACCAGAGAGAAGAATCTCCTCAGGTTCCAACACATTAACATCTAGGTTTCTTCTGcaacataaaatttcaaacaacATTATTCCATAGCTATAAACATCTGCCTTAAGTGATATTGGCACGTTCATGTTCCATTCTGGAGCCATGTAGCCCCGTGTCCCTCTAACAACCGTGAAAGTTCTGGTTTGGTCCGGCATTAAAAGTTTTGCAAGACCAAAATCGGATATCTTGGCAGTCCAAAACTCATCCATCAAAATGTTTTGAGGCTTTATGTCACAATGAATGATTGGTGCCTCACATTCTTCATGGAGATACGAGATCCCTCTAGCAATGTCCAGTGCCATTCTTACTCTCTCATCCCAATCTGGACGTCTTTGATCACCAAACAGAAGCTTTTCAAGTGATCCGTTGCTCATGTATTCATAAACCAAAAGCCTTTTTGAACCCTCATGACAAAAACCCAGCAATCTAACTAGGTTCCTGTGGTGGGTTTTCCCAATGGATCTCACTTCTGCTTGAAATTCCCTTTCCCCATCTTCCACCACCTTCTCTAGTCTCTTCACTGCAATCAATCTCTTACCTTTGTTTAAGGCTCCTTTGTAAACTTTTCCAAAAGCACCCTTACCCAACTCTTCCTTGAAATTATTTGTTGCTCTTCTCAGCTCATTGTATGTAAACCTTCTCAAAGCCAAATCTGCATTCTGCCCTCCAAAGTTAACAGTTTCTGTTAGCCTTTTATACTTTAATACCCGAATTTTGTACATGTAATGGATGGATATAACGATCGTTGAACACGACATGATGCTAAACAAGGAGGTAACAACAATAATATGCACTATTGCTTTGTTACTTGTAGTCTTGATTGGATAAGCAAAAGGTCTTTCATACCCCTTTGAGCTTTGGATGCTGTTGTTTCCAACCTTTAAGAAAGCAGTGGTAAAATCGTCAGCTTCATGTGTTCGTTTGACATATCTCAAAGGAAGTCCTTGTTTCTTGCATCTTCCTTCTTCATAAATTGCAGCCCAACAATTGCAATCAATCAAACAAGCAAATAAGCATTCTTCTTCTGATGACATATCATCATCTTTGAAATAAGGATGGTCATTCCAAACAAGATTGGTCATTGGGACCATGTTATAAAAGGCCACACCATATTTGTCACCTCTACACTCTGATGTTGAATAGTTCCTTTCACAGCCAAGAGTATCTTCATTTGCATCTATAAGTTTATAACCCGGGAGACAATTGCATACTGGTTTGTCGTCATCGAATGTGCAGAAACTGTTGTAGCCACAAAACCCCTTTACATAGCATGGATTCTTCCCTGGCCAACTTCCCATAATAATGTTACTTCCATTGTTAACATGATAAGCATACAGCCTAAAAACCCCATCAAAATCAAGAGTTGCACGATAAATAGTCTGGTTTCCAGTGTTCTGTTGGTCTTCTTCAGTATTACGCAAAGTGGTAATACGGCTAGAATCACTGCTGTCATTCCAGATCTGCAGTAAACCTGTACTGTTAAGGTAAAGATGATGTTTGACATTGGCACTAACAGTATCAGAGGTCCAATAAGAATCCCAACCTGTTTTTGTTGTGTATGCTGGGTACAGAACAAGATTTCCATCAACCTGCATGTTGAGTTGAAACCTTCCGGTTGAGTGATTGGTCTCTGATAAACTAGAGGACAGTTGGCCTCCACAAGGCAGAGATTGACTCTCCAATAAAGTATCAGTCGGGTGATCGAAACTCTGCCATATGATGCTGGAAATATTATGGTTGTCATATAGTACAAAGTTCCCAGAATCAAGCATGGAGGCCGAGGAAGCTCTTGTATTAGCATTAACAATAAGCTTCTGTTGTCCCTGTTGATCTGTTAGTATTATTGTACCCTTCATGGTAAATTGTAGCTTTACAGTTGAGGTTACTGGAGGGTCATCACGGTTTGCAGTCCATACTATTGTGTTGTTCATCTTATTCTTGCCAACCAACCAAATTCCAATAGCAAAGCCATTGTTGCCTTGTGAATAAAAGCCAAAAGCGAATTGGCCAGAAGGAGAAAACCACATAGATTTGTAATCACTGCTACCGGGGGAAAGTGAGGAACCCGGTGCTATCCGCTCTAATAGTTGTGATTGTGTTTGAGCTCCAGTATTAGATAATGGTAAGAACATGAACAGAAGGAAGGTGAAAGTTGCAGTATAGGAGGCATCCATGACCATGACTATTGGGTTTTTTTATTATCTCAGAGAGAAGAGaagcaaagtttttttttttttttagaaagaaggAAAGTTGTTATTCCTAATGTCACTGCCTTGCATAGTGTGATTCAAAAGAGTTGTCTTAGTCAATGCCTCACAATAAACAGTTGTGGAAAATTAGCATAGCAAGAGTGCAAGACCTTGACCAAGCAAGTCTTCCCTTGAGCCCAAATCCATCAGGAAAGAAATATCTTTTAATGAAGACAAAAgaggaaggaaaaaaagagaGTATGGCTCCATTTGATAAAAAAGAGATAGGATTATCTTTTGTCAGATCAAATGAAGAGTTCCATTTAGAgggagataaataaaaaaaattgttaatggaTGATCCTACTTAATGTTAAAACTTGTGTCGAGGGTCAGTTACTATTAAGCAGATGTTAATGGATCCTGCATTAACCTTTAGATTCTATTCTTCCCCACCAATTATGTCAATCGGATGCAAAAGGGTATTTGACAAATCCCCTTTAGGATACCATGGAATCCTTGACGTGACTTACACATTTACACCAAACGATCAATGTTAGTTTACAGAATAAAGTTCTGTCAATTTCTCTCGTACactacaaaaaagaaagaatgatttaGTATTTGTCAAACATTACACATTTTCTCTAAAATGTATCCATTTAATTTAACCATTGCGATTTTCCTAATATATTTTGGAAATTTCTCTCACAATCCCCAACGATTTTCAGAATATATCTAAATCCATTATTTCGGAAATATCGTGGTTTCAGATAAAGGTATCTCACGATTTGAACCTTTACTTAGTGAGTTAAGATTTCACTCATCTCCAAATAGAATGATAGACAAGCTTTGAACTAACTATTCATTAGAACAACCAAGTTGCTTGGgttccagtggcaaggagctccttccaaggacgtacccggggaataccgggttcgattcccagggggaacaacgcttggccagtgcacatgcctctacgcacgagccggattagtcgctcaccattggtgggtcggaaaccagtgcgaaagcaaaaaaaaaaaaaaatattcattagaACAAGTGTGCATAACTCACATGAAATCTTAGTACCACTAATCGAACTGTatacttattatttttctacttttgtATGGATGATCTTACTTGTTTTGATTGCTTGATTATTTTGCTCCACACAttaagtattttattggtgtgattttttcaaggaattcacaacaatatcCTTGCCAATCATTTCGTCAAATAATTGTAAGATCTCCTTTTAACTTTTATAAACTTTGAATATTCAATCTTTCACGTagatttttgaattttcatAACTTTGTCTATGGATTAACTTATATACTTTTGATAGTATTCACCAACTGTGATCAAATCATGACGCTTTGTCATATTAAGTATATTGTTGCACCAATACACAAATTTTTATGTCATTATAcatttgctaaaatatttaataaccACTTCGATTTGAAGTTCTACTTCCACTTGAatatattcatatattaatctattaaatatatattgcaATAACAAACATGATCACCAAGACTTGtcataataaattttaactCCATAATGATAAGCTATAAACTGCTTGAAATCAATGTTAATTGGAAACTAAAATGGACAATCTTTGTGGGACATTTGTTCTCTAGAATGCAACAAATATTATTAGAGAGATGGAGTATTTAACTCATAAAGAAGATGAAACGTGGAGTCACAAAATCGAACAAGCATACCCACATAAAATATCCTTACAATTAAACTACTAGATTGTAACAGTTGGGACATATAGTATAGTACACAACCTGAACAACAaattcaagacaaaaataaaataaaaattcacaaAAGCAACATATAACAATCCCTACAAGACTACTCAAGCAAGCGAGCTGCAGAGGGAGGAACTGGAATATCTTTCAAACCTTCCAACATCAAGATTACATTCTTCATTGCAGGACGGAGAGATTGGTGGTCTTGCACACACCACAACCCGACTTTCACCATTCTTTCCAATATCTTCCAATCcatatcattttcattatgtGTGATTAGCTTGTTCAATTGTCCTGATGCAAAACATTGATACACCCAGGTGGAAAGAGGGATTTCATCGGCCGAGGAAATATTATTCATATCTATACTTCTTTTGCGGCAAATAATCTCCAATAGTACCACCCCAAAACTATAAACGTCAGCTTTTACTGATACTGATGCGTCCTCCTTCTGCCATTCAGGTGCCAAGTACCTGCTTGTACCATCCCCTATTTTGGTTCTTGAATGGCCCCTCTTTGATAACCTTGCGAATCCAAAATCAGTTATTTTTGCGGTCCATGCTTCGTCTATAAGTATTTTTCGAGGATTTATATTGCAATGGATGATTCGGACATCACACTCTTCGTGTAGATACAAAAGACCTCTAGCCACATCCAATGCAAGTTTCATTTTGTCTTTCCAAGATAGTCTCGTTTCCCCTTCAAAGAGGAGATTTGCAAGAGATCCTTTGCTGACAAATTCATAAACAAGGAGCTTCTTTGATCCTTCTATACAAAAACCAACAAGCTTAACCAAATTCCTATGATGAGTTCGAGCAATGGCAGTAATTTCAGCTTGGAACTCCCTCTCCCCTTCATCAGTAATTCTCTCCTCCAGTCTCTTCACAGCAATACTCTTGTTATTGTTGCCCCTTTTACCTTTATAAACAACTCCAAATGATCCTCTCCCTATCTCTTCTGAAAATCCCCCAGTTGATTTTTCAAGTTcgtcaaaagaaaatgaacgCAGGGAACATTCTTCAGTAAATTCAAGTTTTTCACTTTCAGACAACATTGCGTACCTATTAACTTGACGCCTATAAGTGAAGAAAACGGACACTGCAAAGACCAAACAAATTAATGCAACGACGCCCAAAGTAAGAGATAGGATCATTATCAGATTCCTCTTGCTTTCAACAACAACCTCGGGCTTAGGCACATTGGTGTTGTTTGAGGTTGGAGGTGAAATAATGGCAGTTGTTGAAGAACGAATCTTTAATAGGGCCACAGACACGGTGGAAGAATCATTTTGAACCCTGCCATAAATAAGTGGAAGCCTATATTTATTGCAGCTAGTGTTTGTATATATTGCTCCCCCGCAAACACAATCTTCTTGGCAAGCCTGCTCACAAGTTTTCATGTTCATCACAGGTATAACAGAATATGGAATATCACCCCAAGACATATTCTTAAAGTTAGTATAATTATATAACGCCGTGCCTTCGCTGCTTTCACAGTCATCTTTGCTATGTTTCTGTACGCAGTCCATAGGCAATTTAGGATTACTTTTGGTCTCGGAAAGGATGAAACCAGGATAACACTTGCAGACAGCATCACTGCTGATGTTGGAAGTGCAATAACTGTTCAACCCACAAAACCCCTTCACTAAACATGTCTCATTAAGTGCTTTCCACAACATTACCACACGAGAGCTATTGTTGCCTTCAAAATGAAATTGGTGTTCATACAATCTCAAGTTTCCATCTACGTCAAGTGTTGCACGGTAGATTGAAGTTGCGTTGTTTGACTTCTTTCTAGGCTTATTGGTATGGTTGAAACATTGACTATGATGATCAGGAGATTCAGGTGTACAAGAACTATAAGGGTAAACTCGATTTAAAGGATCACAAATTGCAGCATTTACACAAAGAAAGCCTTTAATGTCAAGACTGAGCTGTTGTCCGTACATCTGATGCGAAGTGTTTGAATCCCAGTAAGCATCCTCATCACTTCTGAAGCTGTAAAAAGGGTAAGCAGCAACACTTCTATCACCTTGCACCCCAAGATAGAAACGTCCACTAGAATGGTCTGATTCGGACACACTAGAGATTAAATAATCATCAGCAGCAGTCAAACTCTGACCTCCTAATATGGTGTCTGTTGGGTGATCAAAGCTTTGCCATATAACTGTAGAATTCTCATCATAAAGCACAAAGTTGCCAGAATCATGCATAGATGCCTTAGAGACCAAATTCTCCTCTGAATCATCTCTCAAGTCTTTATTCATAGCTGAATCTCTGTTTCCATTTTGAAGAAGCAGACCTTGCTCTGTCAAATTCAACATAGATTTAGAGGAGACTGCTGGAGCATCACGGTTAGCAGTCCACACAACAGTGGTTGTGTTTTCAGATGGATTAACCAACCATATTCCAACAGCAAAACCATTACCTTTGGGGTAAAACCCAAAAGCAAAATGGCCAGAA harbors:
- the LOC11446640 gene encoding G-type lectin S-receptor-like serine/threonine-protein kinase LECRK1, which encodes MASTLALLSILFSIFFMLFTLIEATHNTTEKTQPIIIPLGSFLAPKGENTSWQSSSGHFAFGFYPKGNGFAVGIWLVNPSENTTTVVWTANRDAPAVSSKSMLNLTEQGLLLQNGNRDSAMNKDLRDDSEENLVSKASMHDSGNFVLYDENSTVIWQSFDHPTDTILGGQSLTAADDYLISSVSESDHSSGRFYLGVQGDRSVAAYPFYSFRSDEDAYWDSNTSHQMYGQQLSLDIKGFLCVNAAICDPLNRVYPYSSCTPESPDHHSQCFNHTNKPRKKSNNATSIYRATLDVDGNLRLYEHQFHFEGNNSSRVVMLWKALNETCLVKGFCGLNSYCTSNISSDAVCKCYPGFILSETKSNPKLPMDCVQKHSKDDCESSEGTALYNYTNFKNMSWGDIPYSVIPVMNMKTCEQACQEDCVCGGAIYTNTSCNKYRLPLIYGRVQNDSSTVSVALLKIRSSTTAIISPPTSNNTNVPKPEVVVESKRNLIMILSLTLGVVALICLVFAVSVFFTYRRQVNRYAMLSESEKLEFTEECSLRSFSFDELEKSTGGFSEEIGRGSFGVVYKGKRGNNNKSIAVKRLEERITDEGEREFQAEITAIARTHHRNLVKLVGFCIEGSKKLLVYEFVSKGSLANLLFEGETRLSWKDKMKLALDVARGLLYLHEECDVRIIHCNINPRKILIDEAWTAKITDFGFARLSKRGHSRTKIGDGTSRYLAPEWQKEDASVSVKADVYSFGVVLLEIICRKRSIDMNNISSADEIPLSTWVYQCFASGQLNKLITHNENDMDWKILERMVKVGLWCVQDHQSLRPAMKNVILMLEGLKDIPVPPSAARLLE
- the LOC11446639 gene encoding G-type lectin S-receptor-like serine/threonine-protein kinase LECRK1; its protein translation is MVMDASYTATFTFLLFMFLPLSNTGAQTQSQLLERIAPGSSLSPGSSDYKSMWFSPSGQFAFGFYSQGNNGFAIGIWLVGKNKMNNTIVWTANRDDPPVTSTVKLQFTMKGTIILTDQQGQQKLIVNANTRASSASMLDSGNFVLYDNHNISSIIWQSFDHPTDTLLESQSLPCGGQLSSSLSETNHSTGRFQLNMQVDGNLVLYPAYTTKTGWDSYWTSDTVSANVKHHLYLNSTGLLQIWNDSSDSSRITTLRNTEEDQQNTGNQTIYRATLDFDGVFRLYAYHVNNGSNIIMGSWPGKNPCYVKGFCGYNSFCTFDDDKPVCNCLPGYKLIDANEDTLGCERNYSTSECRGDKYGVAFYNMVPMTNLVWNDHPYFKDDDMSSEEECLFACLIDCNCWAAIYEEGRCKKQGLPLRYVKRTHEADDFTTAFLKVGNNSIQSSKGYERPFAYPIKTTSNKAIVHIIVVTSLFSIMSCSTIVISIHYMYKIRVLKYKRLTETVNFGGQNADLALRRFTYNELRRATNNFKEELGKGAFGKVYKGALNKGKRLIAVKRLEKVVEDGEREFQAEVRSIGKTHHRNLVRLLGFCHEGSKRLLVYEYMSNGSLEKLLFGDQRRPDWDERVRMALDIARGISYLHEECEAPIIHCDIKPQNILMDEFWTAKISDFGLAKLLMPDQTRTFTVVRGTRGYMAPEWNMNVPISLKADVYSYGIMLFEILCCRRNLDVNVLEPEEILLSGWAYKCLVAGQVNNLVPWEVIDNNVMENMVKVALWCIQDDPFLRPTMKGVVLMLEGVTDIAIPPCPDSGYA